The following are from one region of the Salvelinus fontinalis isolate EN_2023a chromosome 5, ASM2944872v1, whole genome shotgun sequence genome:
- the LOC129855007 gene encoding ras-related protein Rab-19-like isoform X1 gives MQSSVLEQDDSFDFLFKIVLVGDSDVGKTCVVQRFKSGVFMEKQQNTIGVDFTVRTMLINGRKVKLQVWDTAGQERFRSITQSYYRSAHGAIVAYDITRRPTFDSLTHWIQEVEQDGAASVVLILIGNKSDRQSERQVLFEDACTLAEGRGALAALETSAKEAQNVEAAFMLMARELMVRNGLAVTDQHSQASPHIFPNSHPIHGADPTDRKSCC, from the exons ATGCAGTCCTCTGTGCTGGAGCAGGACGACTCCTTTGACTTCCTCTTTAAGATTGTCCTGGTGGGAGACTCAGACGTGGGGAAGACCTGCGTGGTCCAGAGATTTAAATCTGGTGTCTTCATGGAGAAACAGCAGAACACTATCGGGGTGGATTTCACCGTCAGAACCATGCTCATCAATGGCAGGAAGGTCAAG CTGCAGGTGTGGGACACAGCTGGACAGGAGCGTTTCCGCTCAATCACCCAGAGTTATTACCGCAGCGCCCACGGCGCCATAGTGGCCTACGACATCACACGCCGGCCAACCTTTGACTCTTTGACACACTGGATCCAGGAAGTGGAACAAGACGGGGCTGCAAGCGTTGTGCTCATCCTCATTG GGAACAAGTCAGACCGGCAGTCGGAGAGACAGGTGCTGTTTGAGGATGCCTGTACCCTGGCTGAGGGGAGGGGTGCACTGGCCGCCCTGGAGACCTCTGCGAAGGAGGCCCAGAATGTGGAGGCAGCCTTCATGCTCATGGCCCGGGAGCTGATGGTGAGGAACGGCCTCGCCGTCACAGACCAACACTCACAGGCCTCCCCACACATCTTCCCAAACTCCCATCCAATCCATGGCGCCGATCCTACAGACAGGAAGTCATGTTGTTGA
- the LOC129855007 gene encoding ras-related protein Rab-19-like isoform X2, translating into MQSSVLEQDDSFDFLFKIVLVGDSDVGKTCVVQRFKSGVFMEKQQNTIGVDFTVRTMLINGRKVKVWDTAGQERFRSITQSYYRSAHGAIVAYDITRRPTFDSLTHWIQEVEQDGAASVVLILIGNKSDRQSERQVLFEDACTLAEGRGALAALETSAKEAQNVEAAFMLMARELMVRNGLAVTDQHSQASPHIFPNSHPIHGADPTDRKSCC; encoded by the exons ATGCAGTCCTCTGTGCTGGAGCAGGACGACTCCTTTGACTTCCTCTTTAAGATTGTCCTGGTGGGAGACTCAGACGTGGGGAAGACCTGCGTGGTCCAGAGATTTAAATCTGGTGTCTTCATGGAGAAACAGCAGAACACTATCGGGGTGGATTTCACCGTCAGAACCATGCTCATCAATGGCAGGAAGGTCAAG GTGTGGGACACAGCTGGACAGGAGCGTTTCCGCTCAATCACCCAGAGTTATTACCGCAGCGCCCACGGCGCCATAGTGGCCTACGACATCACACGCCGGCCAACCTTTGACTCTTTGACACACTGGATCCAGGAAGTGGAACAAGACGGGGCTGCAAGCGTTGTGCTCATCCTCATTG GGAACAAGTCAGACCGGCAGTCGGAGAGACAGGTGCTGTTTGAGGATGCCTGTACCCTGGCTGAGGGGAGGGGTGCACTGGCCGCCCTGGAGACCTCTGCGAAGGAGGCCCAGAATGTGGAGGCAGCCTTCATGCTCATGGCCCGGGAGCTGATGGTGAGGAACGGCCTCGCCGTCACAGACCAACACTCACAGGCCTCCCCACACATCTTCCCAAACTCCCATCCAATCCATGGCGCCGATCCTACAGACAGGAAGTCATGTTGTTGA
- the hdhd5 gene encoding haloacid dehalogenase-like hydrolase domain-containing 5 has product MAELLQRCNVLKFGWRLLKSSHAGAGKQLHISSQSSSNGHNLFGLLFDIDGVLVRGRTPIPAAKQIFRSLVDRKGKYKVPVVFVTNAGNSMRQTKAEQLSHLLEVEVFPDQVMLSHSPLRMFSQYHNMCVLVSGQGPVVEVAHNLGFQNVVTIDMLRDAYPLQDMVDHNRRPKDMVPPSKELPPIEAIILFGEPVRWETNLQLIMDVLLTNGKPGNALTTLQYPHIPVLACNMDLMWVAEAKNPRFGHGMFLVCLESLYKKVTGCELKYDALIGKPSVVTYNYAELLIRQQAESLGWTEPVERLYAIGDNPMADIYGANLYNRYLQSCHRTRALMQLGGGEPQSQPLEDPHEMTCAEMGGVTGAYGGEEPLPVGCSSILVCTGVYSRDQQELPPDPRHTVTEHRIFHGHRDFRFDPNLTQPSFMVQDVKEAVELVFQQEGWPLE; this is encoded by the exons ATGGCAGAGTTACTGCAAAGATGTAACGTTTTGAAATTTGGTTGGCGACTCCTGAAATCAAGTCACGCAGGAGCAGGCAAACAACTTCATATCTCATCACAGAGTTCCAGCAAT GGCCACAACTTGTTCGGGCTCCTCTTCGACATCGATGGGGTGCTAGTGCGGGGCCGCACACCCATCCCTGCAGCCAAACAGATCTTTAGGAGCTTGGTGGACAGGAAGGGGAAGTACAAAGTGCCTGTGGTGTTTGTGACCAACGCAGGGAACTCTATGAGGCAGACCAAAGCTGAACAACTGTCTCACCTGCTGGAAGTGGAG GTGTTTCCAGACCAGGTGATGCTGTCCCACAGTCCTTTGCGTATGTTCAGTCAGTATCACAACATGTGTGTGCTGGTGTCAGGCCAGGGCCCAGTGGTGGAAGTGGCTCACAA TCTGGGATTTCAGAATGTTGTGACCATAGACATGCTGAGGGATGCCTATCCGCTTCAGGACATGGTGGATCACAACAGAAGACCCAAAGACATG GTTCCACCAAGTAAAGAGTTACCCCCGATAGAAG CCATCATTCTGTTTGGTGAGCCAGTCAGATGGGAGACCAACCTCCAGCTAATAATGGATGTGCTCTTAACCAATGGGAAGCCTGGGAATGCCCTGACAACACTGCAGTATCCTCACATTCCAGTGCTGGCCTGTAACATGGACCTGATGTGGGTAGCTGAGGCCAAGAACCCCAG GTTTGGTCACGGTATGTTTCTGGTGTGTCTGGAGAGTCTGTATAAGAAGGTGACTGGCTGTGAGCTGAAGTATGATGCTCTGATCGGAAAGCCCAGTGTGGTGACCTATAACTATGCTGAGCTGCTCATCAGACAGCAGGCTGAGAGTCTGGGCTGGACTGAACCTGTGGAGAGACTCTACGCCATCGG tgacaacCCCATGGCAGACATCTACGGCgccaacctctacaaccgctACCTACAGTCCTGCCACCGCACCCGGGCCCTGATGCAGCTCGGAGGGGGGGAGCCTCAGAGCCAACCCCTGGAGGACCCCCACGAAATGACCTGTGCCGAGATGGGAGGGGTTACAGGGGCGTACGGGGGCGAGGAGCCCCTCCCTGTGGGGTGCAGCTCCATCCTGGTGTGTACGGGGGTGTACAGCCGGGACCAGCAGGAACTGCCCCCTGACCCCAGGCATACGGTTACAGAGCATCGGATCTTCCACGGTCACAGGGACTTCCGCTTTGACCCCAACCTGACCCAGCCATCCTTCATGGTGCAGGATGTGAAGGAGGCTGTGGAGCTGGTGTTCCAGCAGGAGGGATGGCCcctggagtag
- the ccdc77 gene encoding coiled-coil domain-containing protein 77, whose translation MLESPPTKDRQTDRTLGVEDSPLPPITERLAYLRPSRELLEFYRGKIAQFDGEHDDLMQMLEKYRGTTEDQHKLQWEVRQREGEISELQKALSDMQVYLFQEREQALRLYAENDRLKIRELEDRKKIQHLLALVGPDTGEITYFHRDPPHKVSIAQKELEPRILDHRKMAKSRTGSAKEGSRTSRSEGVVNGGSPEQYRRDNQTLLLQVEALQAQMEEQTRLSKEQVESLLEDRRIHVEEGQVQHQRDQDRITVLTDKLDRTQNLLYESTRDFLQLKFETRAHEKGWMVEKDRLLRELDSTQDRLRKASDGHGREQPVPGSRGHGSSMALLLTQPQPDTQHVHREELRTVQEELKQAHRLAEMYREQCVTLETDLAQIREEGDMGREIFKDRSDKMAKRLQMTTQRYEALEKRRAMEVEGFKTDIKHLRQKLKDVEKQLFKVTLNVGPNQDLAILHEVRQTNARTKKVQGELKTLKAKIYGLENDLRYS comes from the exons atgttggAGTCACCTCCAACAAAAGACCG GCAGACAGACCGCACCCTTGGGGTGGAGGACTCTCCCCTGCCCCCCATCACTGAGCGCCTGGCCTACCTGCGCCCCTCCAGAGAGCTGCTGGAGTTCTACAGGGGGAAGATCGCCCAGTTTGATGGAGAACACGATGACCTGATGCAGATGCTGGAGAAGTACAGAGGCACCACAGAGGACCAG CACAAGCTGCAGTGGGAGGTGCGACAGCGCGAAGGGGAGATATCTGAGCTGCAGAAGGCTTTGAGTGACATGCAGGTGTACCTCTTCCAGGAGAGGGAACAGGCGCTGCGTCTGTACGCAGAGAATGACAGACTCAAGATCAG AGAGCTGGAGGACAGGAAGAAAATCCAGCATCTGTTAGCCCTGGTGGGGCCAGACACTGGGGAGATCACCTACTTCCACCGTGACCCTCCACACAAG GTTAGCATAGCCCAGAAGGAACTAGAGCCCAGAATTCTGGATCATCGGAAGATGGCAAAGTCAAGAACTGGATCTGCAAAAG AGGGAAGCCGGACATCCAGATCAGAGGGAGTGGTGAATGGAGGAAGCCCAGAGCAGTACAGAAGAGACAACCAGACCTTACTACTACAG GTGGAGGCACTGCAGGCTCAGATGGAGGAGCAGACTCGTTTGTCCAAAGAGCAGGTGGAGTCTCtgctggaggacaggaggatccACGTGGAGGAGGGACAGGTCCAGCACCAGAGAGACCAGGACCGCATCACCGTACTCACTGACAA GCTGGACCGAACCCAGAACCTGCTGTACGAGAGCACCAGGGACTTCCTACAGCTGAAGTTTGAGACGCGGGCCCACGAGAAGGGCTGGATGGTGGAGAAGGACCGGCTGCTGCGAGAGCTAGACTCAACCCAGGACCGTCTGAGGAAAGCCAGTGATGGTCACGGGAGGGAGCAGCCGGTACCAGGATCCAGAGGACACGGCAGCAGCATGGCTCTGCTtctaacccagccccagcctGACACACAGCACGTCCACAGGGAGGAGCTCAGG ACAGTGCAGGAAGAGCTGAAGCAGGCCCACCGCCTGGCTGAGATGTACAGGGAGCAGTGTGTTACCCTGGAGACAGACCTGGCTCAGATCAGAGAGGAGGGGGACATGGGCAGGGAGATTTTCAAG GATCGGTCAGACAAGATGGCGAAGCGTCTTCAGATGACGACCCAGCGGTACGAGGCCCTGGAGAAGAGGAGGGCTATGGAGGTGGAGGGCTTCAAGACCGACATCAAACACCTCCGGCAGAAACTCAAAGATGTGGAGAAACAGCTTTTCAAG gtcaCACTGAACGTGGGCCCGAATCAGGACCTGGCCATCCTACACGAAGTGCGTCAGACCAACGCTCGGACCAAGAAGGTCCAGGGGGAGCTGAAGACCCTGAAGGCCAAGATCTACGGCCTGGAGAACGACCTCCGATACAGCTGA